ggtTTTTACTCATCTCTCACTTTGTAAAAGAGCCCAATAACAGAACCAAAAGGACTGATTCTGTACTTAACTTTGTCTGGTCATATGTAAAATACATGACAAGTACTATCTGCTACCTAAGCAAGTTTAAATCAAATAAGCGTAAACCTGCTTACAGTTTGACATTCAGTCACTGTGGATTTCATTTTTATGTGTCTGGCTATGTTTTGCAAACATATGTTGTCTGATATTAAGCCCAAAGAAAGAAATAGAACATAATATTTTATGAAGCTGTAAATTGATCAagctaaactaaaaaaaaaaaaaagcaaacaaaacacataTCTCTCAATTACAGATTAAAGATTATGTGtctcaaaaaaaccacaaaatcccCACACAACAAAACCCAGGAAACTCTTATTTCATAATGAAGGAAGGTCCCCTTTCAAAATCAATGAAAATTGATTGTCCTTATACAAACACCAGAGGAAGAGCTCTGCTCTCTCACACCACAGTGACAATCACTGTTTAGCACAAGTGCATGTCACAGACTGGAAGACACATCTCTTCCTCAAATGATCCCATCAAACGCAATCCACCAAGTGTATTTTGACCTACCTTACGAATCTGGGCTTCTGTGCTAGCTCTTGAACCCAGCAAAACCATGgacaaagcagaagaaatactAAATGGTGAAAAGAACACATTCTGCCCACTGTTCTTCTCACACAGCCTTCTTAAGAGGTCCACAGCAAAAGTGCTGTTTGCTGCACAGAGGCTTTCCATGCTTCCAAGCCTGGGACATCAAACACAGAACAACAATGATCAAATTTATTTGAATACAAATCGGTTATTTGTTATTTGTATACCTTCTACACTTCCCAGCATAAACTAGGCAGCAAAGGCTGGAAAATTATCGGCTCACTGGAGACTGATGTGGTGCCACAAGCACCTGAAATTCCATACTACAGATTTGAGTTATTTTACTAATTTAGAGGCTACTTCTAAATTTCCATCCCTTAACTACCCAGTGTGACTTCTTTTGAGGTGATCAGGCACAACGTCTTTTTGTTCGGGACTTCTTGAAAGAACTTTCTCTTGACTTCACACAGAAAATAATTCCCCTTCATTGGACCACCAGAGACAAAGTTAGACATCAGAACAGCAGAATTACCAACTCTTACCTTCTCTAAGTCTACAGACCTTCAGTGGTACCTGCAGCTTGCTCCTGGGTATGCACGCTGGGTTTTAAAcctgccagccaggctgggagaaatCAGCAGAATGACTTGGCCTGCTAgataaaaggaggaaataaaaaaaattatgttgcCAGCATGACTGGTAACTGCAATTTCCTGCTgtattacaaagaaaaaaaatcaaagttcaTTTTAGTTCCATTTTATTGCCTGCAACATGGCAACGCACACAATCATAAACTGTCATACTCTATTCATCTGCTATAGGCAGTGAATCTGAGATTAAACACCACACCTATTAAATGAGCAACAGGTACTAGAACACTGAGTTAACCACAGATAAGTATCATAAATCATCATAAGATAAATGCTGATAGGTTTTActatctctcttttctttttctcattagGCAGGGCCTAGTGTTGACATGTTGCTACCATATACAAAACCACCACCCAATTCATACTGCTGATTCATCATCTTAGAGAGTTGAGAAGAGCAAGTTTCCACATGCATGCTTTTCAAACCAAGAAAATTCCTTGCTAGCAGCTTTACTATAAACAGTAGAAAATTAATCTCATTTCTCTTCTCCCATAACTTGAAAATTTTCGAGTACAACCAAAAAACAGGCATGCTTAGATGGAAACAATCCTCCAATTGTGTCTGAATGGGTAATTTATGCACTGCACAGAATAAAGAAGAGACACATAGCATTCACATTGGTTACAATGTAGACCAGAATTTTCCTACTATCTCAGTATCTGCAGATTGCTAGCAATACGGTTTTTTAACCTCCGGGTCAAAACACAAAGGAATAGTGACACCAAGAGGCAGAAATTTACATTTAAATTTCTATTTTCTAGAAAGCGTCTGTAGGACTTCCACAAAAGACAAGAATTTACAGACAAAAGGATGCCACTGACACTATTTGCCTGCCTGAAAATCAGGggcatttaaataataaatactaTTCATAAATATAATAAACAACATTCAACAGCTTGGACACAATGCTAGGAGTTACATCTGCACAGTCAACTATGCTTTCTCTGCAGCTCAGGAGTAGCAACATAACTACAGTCACCCTTCTCATCAGACACAATGCACAATTTGGAATCCACAGTTTCAGAGACAATATACAATGACCACACTTTAAGGAACAAAAAACCTCATGCTGCAAGTATATATTTGTCATGATACAAATTTGTTACTCAATTGTAAactgctgcagagccctcagtgGTCAAAGGGTTTACTGACAGCAACTCATTCCTTACTCTGCTCTCCCCATGCTCTGCAGGTCAGCACTGAGACACTTGTGCGGAGGTTTTGTGTTCCTAACACTGAATTTGAAGCGTATATTCTCAGCAGTCAACACCTATGCTTCAGGACAGTCTTTACGGACCGAAAGGCTGTATGTAAATCAATTCGTAGACAACCACTGCAGGGCGTCGCCATGGGGAAACCACAGCGGGCTGCAGCTCTCCTCCAGCCTGCAACCTCAGAGACACTTCCCACAAAAACTACGATGTGGATCAATGTCCGGCAAACAAGGACACCTCCCCACGGCGAGTCAGCTACATCAGAGGAGTCTCCACCTGACTCTTTCAACTCCAGAGGGAACTCGGGGCAATGAGCACCAGGCCATGTCCATCTCCACGGACAAAGCCCTGTCCGTGCCACAGACACCCCTTTTCCCCATGCACTGAACCAAAGCAGGCTTCCTTATAGGATAAAGCTTCGTTTAGGATTTGGAGAGTTGGGAGCGATGTTAAAACACCTGCAGGGCCTTGGCATCGCAGCTCTCCCTGCGACGCAGGGAACGTCATGACCCCGCTAGTGCCGGGCTCCTGACCCCCGTGCCTCTGCAGGGGcggggaggggcagggaggagcCTGGCACTGTCCCAGCAAGCTGAGGCACAAAAAGCCAAAGGTTTGGCCCTCCCTGGAGCGACGAGTTCCTCTTCCGCCCCCGCCCCGGGCTTGGCCCCGCGGTGCTCCCGGCGCTCCCACACGAAGCGCTCCAGGCGCACCGCCGCGGCTCCAGCTGGCACGAAGCAGCTGCGTTTAGGGAATGTCAtgaaagagggaagaaaaagaaacaaaatagaaAACACAGTAAAAACAACGCCATTCAGCTCAACTTCCTAAAAAACCCGCCAAACaagaaaaccttaaaaaacaCAGGCACAGGCTTCCCCGTAGAGAACCTTCAGGATAACGCAGCAGCAACGCGGCCGCCGCACTCACCCCGCCGGCCGCCGCCTTCCCTGTTCCCGGAAGCGCAGCCGAGCAGAGGGAAGGGACGGGCGCCCGGCCCCTCCCGGGATTTAGCCAGAGGCTGAGGCGCTTCACCCTTGGGCGCCGGGAACAGGAGGCGCCGCAGCCCCTCCCCGAAAAATGGCGGCCCCCCGCCTCAGGGAATCCCGGCAGCCGCCTCTCCCCGCCCCTTTGAGCTCCGCCGGCCACGGCCCGTGTTTGTCCACCTCTGCCTCCCTCTCGTGGCCGAGCTGACAGAAAGCACCCCCGGTCCATGAGGCGCTAGTAATTACTCATTCCTGAAGCTGGGATCGCTTTCAGCCAAATTGATCTGTAGCCAGACACCGTACGGGTTTAACCCTTCCTCGCATTCCTGAGGGTTTGAGTGAGGCAAATAGCCCTAAGAGAagtgtaattttttattttttttttattttattacaagGAATCTGTGGAGCAATACAGGGTTATTGGGGGCTGATGAAGACTTGCCGCTGAGATGTGGAAGGAAAGCAAGGGGATGGCCACAGGGTGAAGATTGGGAGGATCTGCCTCCAGTGTTAACTCCAGGGCTTAGTCTAGGGCTAAATAGCAGGAGCTGGGTCtgattgctgcaggctgggggtaCATACTAGGACCCCATCAGGATAAGTGGCCCTCATATTAGGGTAAGGAGAAAGACTCTGGCAAAATATATTTGTGCAGTGAGTGTGAGAGATATATTGAGATATATTTGTACAGTGCTATGGGTGGGAGAGATAGAAATACCATGGTGGTATAAAGTGATAAGGACAGGGCTACCCGTGATGGCCTGATCCAAATGATAGCCAGGATTGCTCTGGGGGTGCAAGGCATCGCATACTGCCCGTGGCACTGCCATGGTTGTCCCTTCAGCTTAGGAAGGAAACATTGGAGAAGCTGTGCCTCAGGCACCAGAGTGTGTGATCTAATGAGGAAGGGGTTCAAGTCCTGCTCCCCTGGTTGCAGAGAGCCTCAGGTTTGGGGTTTGCCTCTGTGCTAGCAAGCAAGCATCTTCTGCTCTTCAGGGCAAGGACTCACTGACTAGGGTGAGCAAAACCTGCCAAAGAAGAGGATGGTTTGTGATTTGTTGTGTCTGATAAAGAAGATGAAAGGGTGGTCCGCTTTGAAAGTCATTGTTGGGATTCTTGATCTCATCATCAAGACAcctgtggcagctgctgcctctgtACCTTCTTCATTGACCTCCACGAAAGCTTTGTGAATAACTTCTGAGATGAAAAGATCCTTCTTCACTGACATTCCTGTGaaatcagcctgacctgggttaAAAGCGTTTCGTATCCCCATGCTGCTCAGAGGGGATTTAAGGTCATAATTTTCTTCCAACTTCAACTTGGGCAGGTATAGATCCACTTCAGCTTTCATCATATTGTCTGATTTGATCCATTCAGACAGTTTCTCATATGTCAGctctctttccacctgcaatgaGTTGAGGAAGAAAGCAATTGGAatgtgaaggacagagataagacATGCACAGACCAGTGTCTTATTGCTTATCAAGAACATGTAAAGCAAGACCCAGCTACCAGCAGTGACTACAGATGGAATGTGCATCATATTTAGAGGGCATGATCTGACAAAGTGCTGAGTGACTTATACTCCTGTTTATTTTCTTAAAGGTGGGGAGGCCTCAGAGTAGTTTATAATTTTTTCCTCTGGTGTGAAGAACATTGCTTTTTTTCAATGTATTACTTATAACAATAATAATTGGTGCTTGATGTGTGTGTATATGGATATATTTTCTCTTAGTAGTGATAAATAAATGGGATGCATGGGAACTGAGGTACAAATAAATGTATTTGCCCTGCTCTGTTTAGAATCTGAAACTGATCCTGGTGTAGTCATGAGTTGCTGTGGGCACTTTCTGGGTCAGGGTAGTCAGCACTTAGTTTGAGAAACCCCACCACAAACCATCAGCTGGAAATCCAGACTGAAAATAACATAAAAATTCATTAATACAACCCTCAGGAGAAGATAACTCTAGGGCATGATGATTCAGAGGTGATCCTTGCTTTCTTTATGCTATTCTGGTGATAGGAAAGAGGATACAAAATAGTCTAAGACTGTTGTGTGGACATAGGTTTTAGATGTACTATGTTTGCAAAGTTACCGCATGTCCTGAATTCTAAGCGGAAAATTATGGTGTTACAGTTTCTGAAACAAACACATCAGAACTATTCTACTGTGATTTTGTAGCTTGTTCTTCCTCACTCTTTTCATCTGTTTCTGTTACTGTTTCATAGTGTATATGATGCAACAGTAGGTCAGCTTTACCAGCTCCAGGCCAGAAGTGTTATCATTGATGTCATCTGGAAGGAGAAGGAACATGCTGAGTTCATTTTCCACATATGGCAGCTCAATGATTTTGAATTTCATGGTGGTTTCATGGAGTATGAAAAATGTATCTTTCAAAAACATCATGTGTACAGGTTTAGTCTTGGTCTGGAAAAAATTTCAGACATAAAAATTACCTTACACATTAAAAGGATGATAAAATTTACTTGCTTCGTTGAACTGAAAACAAGTACAAGATTCAGCAGTATCTGGATACCAGACCCTTTTCTTTGGACAGGATCACATACACTCCCTTTTCAAAGTCTTTGAGATCTTTATAAAAAATGAGTATAAACACACAAGCTAAATACCTATGAACTGAATCCCATGTAATGTAtttctaaatttaaaataaagattaAGCTTTGATAATTAAGTAACTCTCTGCAGGCCTTGGTACTCACCCTGTGAATTAAACCCTTTCTGGCACGGATATATTCAGTTTGCATGGTAGTGGAGAAGCTGCAGGGATGGCTTCTGTGAGGAGACCTCAGAAGATGCCTCTGTCAGGCAGAGCCAGTTTCAgctggctccaggacagacctgcTACTGTCCAGCTGAGCCAGTCAGTGACATTGGTAGCGCCTCTGTGATTACATGTTAAAGAAAGGCTAAAATCTGCTGCACAAAagcagctgggagagctgagagAGATGATGTGGGAGAAACTGCCCTGAAGACACCTAGGTCAGTAaggaaggagggggagaaggtgctccaggctctggagctgagattcccctgcagcccatggtgaagacAATGGTGGTGCAAATATCCACCCTGCAAACCCTGGAGATCCCATGCTGGAGCAAGCACCTGGCAGGACCCGTCATGCTGTGGAGAGCAGCCCTTTTCTGGCATCACCTATAACCCTGCAGTGGACTCACACTGGAGCAGTTCTTGCAAAACTGCACACAATGGGAAGGACCCACATTGAATGTGAAGGACTTTGAATAAATAGGACcctgtggggggatagaatgtaagaaaataaacatagggcagaaggcagtctcacacctgaggagttgcagctgtgctaatcaccaaagattaggaacaggcctgcccttaataggccacagctgtgtccaataagaagaagagtgcCGCAAAAGAGTGGGGTAGCTGGTTGAGGagggagttggagtttgttggctgtgctgtggagaAGAAGGACTCAGTGCTGCAAGGAGCTGCCCGTGAGCAATCATTGAGAAGGTATAGGACTTTTGTAATAAGATAACAACAGGACCCCACACTTGAGCAGAGGAAaagtgtgaggaggaaggagctgtgGAGGCAATGTACAATGAACTGACTACAACATTAGCCTGTTCCCAGTCTCCTGCATTGCTTTGGGGCACAGGTGAGTTGTAAGTAAAGTTGAGCCTGGGGGGAGGCACTTTATGCTTGGTTTACTTCACTAACTTACTTTGAGAATTGGCAGTAAATTAATTTCTTGAAGTTGAACTTGTTCCTCCTGCCTGTTATGGCAATTGGtaaattctctccctgttctttCCCTGACCCATACATGACCTTTTCatcctattttttccccctacCCTGTTGACAAGGGGCAGTGATAGGGAGTCTCAGTGGGCATCTGGTGGCCGGCCAAGGTCACCCACCACAACCATCTGCTGTGACAGATCCTAAAACTGCACATGTAGTGTAGTAGGTTTCGAGTACACAGTCACATCAATTGCTTCACACTGCCTGGCATACAAAAGGTATTTGCACCCTTAATCTACGTCAAAGAAAATTTTTGCTTCCATTGACAAATAGTTTTGCTTGCTTTTGACACAGTCCAAAAATATGCGTGCAGTCAGCTACTGGGAATTGTCAGTGCATGATCATTTAAAAACTGTTAGCTCAATGAATAGATCATCTGAATAGATCACCCTCACACACTCAGCTAAAATGACAAACCCCATGAAAGTTCCCTGTGAGGTTTGGTGCAATACCTAGGGTATGTGTGGGAAGAACAGCTGGATTAGATCCCATGATCTCAGGGTCCCAAGAGCAGAAGTGAGCCCTAGGCGTGCAAACATTGCTCTCTAAGGCAACATGCTCCTGTTTGGAAATGGCACTTACAGAAGTTTCTTCTTGTCCTCAAACTACTTTTCTTAACTTACTTTGCTTAGcttacttttaaaaaaaaattaactttaacTGTTCCCAAGTATTTTGATACTGAGGAGTTATAAATTGAAAATCCGGTTTTCATGGATATGCATAAACAAGACAATGCTGAGTTCTTTTCACAGTTGGTATTCTCCCTGAGTTTATAGCACTTTGTCAGCTATATGTAATGTTGCAGTGGCATATGAAATACAGGGGAAGTATTTTCTCCTCAGTGATAGACATATTGACATAGGACAACAGGCATATTGACAAGGAATTTACCTTGCTTATTCTGAAGGGCATCTCAGAAGTATTTTTCTCCAGAAATTTCTTCTCCCACTTTCCTTTGAAATAAATGGCATTTACTAAGACCAGCACAGTGCGAGAATGGAGTGATCCTGCAGGCAGCAGACTCTGTATTTTCCCTTCAAAATCGGGCAAAGAGACTGTTATTCCAGTGTGACTGCACAACTTGCCAATTTTAATTGCTCTTTTTCTGTGCCTACCTCTCTTTCAAAAATGTTTGCATTTGGGAGGGGTTTTTATATGTATTTATCTTGTACATATGCTAAAAATGATCGTTTGAAGTATCTCTGTATCctttgtccagagaagttgtggctgcctcatccctggaagtgtccaaggccgggttggatgggactttgagcagcctggtctagtggaagatgtccctgtccatggcaggggggttggaatgagatgatccttaaggtccctaccaacctaaaccattctatgaattctctgggatattttttttaattatatttgtTGGAGTTTTGGTAGTAAATGGCATTTGGAAGTGGGTAAAGCAGAATATCTTGGATGTTCTGTGAAGTTGGTTGCAAGCAGCTGAAGAATGCAGAAGTAAAACCCTCACTAATCATTGTGTAGCCACACAGTATGTACCTGTG
The sequence above is drawn from the Melospiza melodia melodia isolate bMelMel2 chromosome 1, bMelMel2.pri, whole genome shotgun sequence genome and encodes:
- the LOC134421174 gene encoding heterochromatin-associated protein MENT-like codes for the protein MESLSVSTNSFTLDLYKKLNETSKGQNIFFSPWSIATALAMVHLGAKGDTASQMAEVLHFNQTAREEGSSETTRPSPARPKKRKMDPEHEGAENIHSGFKKLLSDINKRKSTYLLKSANRLYEEKTYPLLPKFLQLLTSYYNAKPQAVNFKRAAEQVRAQINSWVENKTERKIQSLLPAGSLHSRTVLVLVNAIYFKGKWEKKFLEKNTSEMPFRISKTKTKPVHMMFLKDTFFILHETTMKFKIIELPYVENELSMFLLLPDDINDNTSGLELVERELTYEKLSEWIKSDNMMKAEVDLYLPKLKLEENYDLKSPLSSMGIRNAFNPGQADFTGMSVKKDLFISEVIHKAFVEVNEEGTEAAAATGVLMMRSRIPTMTFKADHPFIFFIRHNKSQTILFFGRFCSP